Proteins found in one Epinephelus fuscoguttatus linkage group LG4, E.fuscoguttatus.final_Chr_v1 genomic segment:
- the LOC125887656 gene encoding transmembrane and coiled-coil domain protein 3-like: protein MPSANVSVRSLSEVEKYLSSRMDRSSEGSFPSISGSMRRGSSENNLDLDLSDGSPGPALAFEVHRSRSCLDNLQQKILKVTEQLKIEQTARDENVAEYLKLVNSADKLQVGRIKQVFEKKNQKSAQNIAQMQKKLEQYHRKMKDSEILHSPSPHPSIAHKHSTIPRESPRELLRDMTGSGRHPTMDKIKTIGPGVSLSPPFFFSKPREFANLIRNKFGSADNIAHLKTTLDASSPLPTDSTGKGLSSSTSLVGKPKYPSDDECSSGSASISADSNGAPAGGGVSAGQVQGQQAGGDTHSRLALTLEEVREIKEAQSQLEEDMEEIKAQFKREYGIISQTLQEERYRYERLEDQLNDLTELHQNEMTNLKQELASIEERVAYQAHERARDIQEALESCQTRVSKLELQQQQQQTVQLESRDARVLLGKSINIMLAIITVILVCVSTAAKFAAPMMRSRHHVVATFLGVCFLTIFWKNWDRLQYAIDRLLVPA from the exons ATGCCCAGCGCCAACGTGTCCGTGCGAAGTTTATCAGAAGTGGAGAAATACCTCAGCAGCCGGATG GACCGGAGTTCTGAGGGCAGTTTCCCGAGCATCTCTGGGTCGATGCGTCGGGGTTCCTCAGAGAACAATCTGGACCTGGATCTGAGTGATGGAAGTCCTGGTCCCGCTCTGGCCTTCGAGGTCCATCGTAGTCGTTCCTGCTTGGACAACCTCCAGCAGAAAATACTTAAAGTCACCGAGCAGCTGAAGATTGAGCAGACGGCTCGGGACGAGAACGTAGCTGAGTACCTGAAGCTGGTGAACAGCGCGGACAAACTGCAGGTAGGGCGCATCAAGCAGGTGTTTGAGAAGAAGAACCAGAAGTCAGCTCAGAACATTGCCCAGATGCAGAAGAAGCTGGAGCAGTACCATCGAAAGATGAAAGACAGTGAAATCCTCCACAGTCCATCTCCTCACCCGTCCattgcacataaacacagcacCATACCCAGAGAGTCTCCCAGAGAGCTCCTGAGGGACATGACTGGCAGCGGCCGACACCCGACCATGGACAAGATTAAGACCATCGGTCCAGGTGTTTCCCTCTCCCCTCCTTTCTTCTTCAGCAAACCCAGAGAGTTCGCCAACCTCATCAGGAACAAGTTTGGCAGTGCTGACAACATCGCCCACCTCAAGACCACGCTGGATGCTTCCTCACCGCTGCCCACTGACAGCACAGGAAAGGGGCTGAGCAGCAGCACCTCTCTGGTGGGCAAGCCCAAGTATCCCAGTGATGACGAGTGCTCCTCAGGGAGCGCCTCAATTTCAGCAGACAGTAACGGGGCCCCAGCAGGGGGAGGAGTGTCAGCTGGGCAGGTGCAGGGCCAGCAGGCCGGGGGAGACACCCACAGCAGACTGGCCCTGACCCTGGAGGAGGTGAGGGAGATAAAAGAAGCCCAGAGCCAGTTGGAGGAGGACATGGAGGAGATAAAGGCTCAGTTTAAGAGAGAGTATGGCATCATCAGCCAAACACTGCAGGAGGAGAGATACAG GTACGAGCGCTTGGAAGACCAACTAAATGACCTGACAGAACTTCACCAAAATGAGATGACTAATCTGAAGCAGGAGCTGGCCAGCATCGAGGAGAGGGTGGCCTACCAGGCTCATGAAAGGGCCAGGGACATACAG GAGGCGCTGGAGTCGTGTCAGACGCGTGTGTCCAAGCTggagctccagcagcagcagcagcagacagtccAGCTCGAGAGCCGTGACGCCCGAGTCCTGCTGGGAAAGAGCATCAACATCATGCTGGCCATCATCACTGTCATCCTGGTGTGCGTCTCCACCGCTGCCAAGTTTGCCGCTCCAATGATGAGGAGCCGGCACCATGTGGTAGCTACCTTTTTGGGAGTTTGTTTTCTGACCATATTCTGGAAGAACTGGGACCGTTTACAGTACGCCATAGACAGGCTGTTGGTGCCTGCGTGA
- the nr2c1 gene encoding nuclear receptor subfamily 2 group C member 1 isoform X2, protein MDGQTQRIQLVSADSNMALGHRIQIVTDQQTGQKIQIVTALEPSSPGKQQFILANADYSPTGKVILAKQEGSPNKVILAAPDGSGVNQLLFASPDLAGQQIQFVTEGSDQSIVKPVIEYCVVCGDKASGRHYGAVSCEGCKGFFKRSIRKNLVYTCRGSGECAINKLHRNRCQYCRLQRCINLGMKQDSVQCERKPVEVTTREKSVNCAASTEKIYIRKNLCSPLAATPTFVSDKETARSTSLLESNMLLNIQQPFSKLENTILIPASPDKDDPSQGDLGTLANVVTSLAHLNKAREASEGDNDLMGVETLSNGDSSMTDVQGDEQTASDITRAFDTLAKVLHPNDGTAGDSLEATMQLMSGDQSGPVVELEGPILSDSHIPFKLMMPLPVPEYLNVNYICESASRLLFLSMHWARSIPAFQTLGGQDNDINLMKACWNELFALGLAQCSNVMNVGTILSAIINHLQTSLQEDKLSPERVKLVMEHIWRMQEFCNSMTKLTPDSYEYAYLKAIVLFSPDHPGIDNTPQIERFQEKAYMELQDYVTRTYPEDSYRLSKLLLRLPALRLISAAVTEELFFAGLIGNVQIDSIIPYILKMESTDYNSQTVTGV, encoded by the exons atggatggacagacacaaAGGATTCAGCTTGTGTCAGCAGACAGCAACATGGCATTAGGACACAGGATCCAG ATTGTAACTGATCAGCAAACTGGACAGAAGATCCAGATCGTCACAGCACTTGAGCCATCTTCCCCTGGAAAACAGCAATTTATCTTAGCGAATGCTGACTATTCCCCCACTGGGAAGGTGATCCTAGCCAAGCAGGAAGGCTCACCCAACAAGGTCATCCTCGCCGCTCCAGACGGCTCTGGGGTTAACCAGCTGTTGTTTGCCTCCCCTGATCTGGCAGGGCAGCAGATTCAG TTTGTGACCGAGGGGTCAGACCAGTCCATTGTGAAGCCGGTTATAGAGTACTGCGTTGTCTGTGGGGACAAGGCCTCAG gGCGTCATTACGGAGCTGTCAGCTGTGAGGGCTGTAAGGGCTTCTTCAAACGCAGCATTAGAAAGAACCTGGTGTACACATGCAGGGGCTCCGGAGAGTGTGCCATCAACAAGCTCCACCGAAACCGCTGCCAATACTGTCGACTGCAGCGCTGCATAAATCTGGGCATGAAACAGGACT CTGTGCAGTGTGAGAGGAAGCCTGTCGAAGTGACCACCAGAGAGAAATCCGTCAACTGTGCAGCCTCCACTGAGAAGATCTACATCCGCAAGAACCTGTGCAGTCCTCTGGCAGCCACACCCACTTTTGTGTCTGATAAGGAAACTGCAAG GTCTACAAGTTTGCTGGAGTCAAACATGTTGCTCAACATCCAACAGCCCTTCTCTAAGCTGGAAAACACCATCTTGATTCCAGCGTCCCCCGACAAG GATGACCCATCTCAAGGTGACCTCGGCACGCTGGCCAATGTCGTGACATCCCTCGCCCACCTCAACAAGGCCAGGGAGGCGAGTGAAGGCGACAATGATCTGATGGGAGTCGAAACGCTCAGTAACGGGGACAGCTCGATGACAGACGTCCAAGGGGATGAGCAAACTGCAAGTGATATCACTCG AGCTTTTGACACCCTGGCCAAAGTCCTGCACCCTAATGACGGCACAGCAGGAGATTCTTTGGAGGCCACAATGCAGCTGATGTCAGGGGACCAGTCAGGTCCTGTGGTGGAGCTAGAGGGCCCTATACTCTCTGACAGCCATATCCCTTTCAAG CTTATGATGCCTTTGCCTGTGCCAGAGTACCTCAATGTCAACTACATCTGTGAGTCAGCTTCCCGGCTACTTTTTCTCTCTATGCACTGGGCTCGCTCCATCCCTGCATTTCAAACACTTGG TGGTCAGGACAATGACATTAACTTAATGAAAGCTTGCTGGAACGAGCTGTTTGCCCTGGGTCTGGCACAGTGCTCCAACGTTATGAATGTTGGTACCATCCTAAGTGCCATTATCAACCATCTGCAGACCAGCTTACAGGAAG ATAAGTTGTCCCCAGAGCGAGTAAAACTGGTGATGGAGCACATCTGGAGGATGCAGGAGTTCTGTAACAGCATGACCAAGCTGACCCCAGACTCTTATGAATATGCCTACCTCAAAGCCATCGTTCTCTTCAGTCCTG atcACCCAGGCATAGATAACACCCCACAGATAGAGCGATTTCAGGAGAAGGCCTACATGGAGCTGCAGGACTACGTAACCAGGACTTACCCAGAAGACTCCTATCG GTTATCcaagctgctgctgcgtcttcCTGCCCTCAGGCTGATAAGTGCAGCCGTCACCGAGGAGCTGTTTTTCGCTGGGCTCATCGGCAACGTGCAGATCGACAGCATCATCCCGTACATCCTCAAAATGGAGTCCACGGATTACAATAGCCAGACGGTCACTGGGGTCTGA
- the nr2c1 gene encoding nuclear receptor subfamily 2 group C member 1 isoform X1, which yields MDGQTQRIQLVSADSNMALGHRIQIVTDQQTGQKIQIVTALEPSSPGKQQFILANADYSPTGKVILAKQEGSPNKVILAAPDGSGVNQLLFASPDLAGQQIQFVTEGSDQSIVKPVIEYCVVCGDKASGRHYGAVSCEGCKGFFKRSIRKNLVYTCRGSGECAINKLHRNRCQYCRLQRCINLGMKQDSVQCERKPVEVTTREKSVNCAASTEKIYIRKNLCSPLAATPTFVSDKETARSTSLLESNMLLNIQQPFSKLENTILIPASPDKQDDPSQGDLGTLANVVTSLAHLNKAREASEGDNDLMGVETLSNGDSSMTDVQGDEQTASDITRAFDTLAKVLHPNDGTAGDSLEATMQLMSGDQSGPVVELEGPILSDSHIPFKLMMPLPVPEYLNVNYICESASRLLFLSMHWARSIPAFQTLGGQDNDINLMKACWNELFALGLAQCSNVMNVGTILSAIINHLQTSLQEDKLSPERVKLVMEHIWRMQEFCNSMTKLTPDSYEYAYLKAIVLFSPDHPGIDNTPQIERFQEKAYMELQDYVTRTYPEDSYRLSKLLLRLPALRLISAAVTEELFFAGLIGNVQIDSIIPYILKMESTDYNSQTVTGV from the exons atggatggacagacacaaAGGATTCAGCTTGTGTCAGCAGACAGCAACATGGCATTAGGACACAGGATCCAG ATTGTAACTGATCAGCAAACTGGACAGAAGATCCAGATCGTCACAGCACTTGAGCCATCTTCCCCTGGAAAACAGCAATTTATCTTAGCGAATGCTGACTATTCCCCCACTGGGAAGGTGATCCTAGCCAAGCAGGAAGGCTCACCCAACAAGGTCATCCTCGCCGCTCCAGACGGCTCTGGGGTTAACCAGCTGTTGTTTGCCTCCCCTGATCTGGCAGGGCAGCAGATTCAG TTTGTGACCGAGGGGTCAGACCAGTCCATTGTGAAGCCGGTTATAGAGTACTGCGTTGTCTGTGGGGACAAGGCCTCAG gGCGTCATTACGGAGCTGTCAGCTGTGAGGGCTGTAAGGGCTTCTTCAAACGCAGCATTAGAAAGAACCTGGTGTACACATGCAGGGGCTCCGGAGAGTGTGCCATCAACAAGCTCCACCGAAACCGCTGCCAATACTGTCGACTGCAGCGCTGCATAAATCTGGGCATGAAACAGGACT CTGTGCAGTGTGAGAGGAAGCCTGTCGAAGTGACCACCAGAGAGAAATCCGTCAACTGTGCAGCCTCCACTGAGAAGATCTACATCCGCAAGAACCTGTGCAGTCCTCTGGCAGCCACACCCACTTTTGTGTCTGATAAGGAAACTGCAAG GTCTACAAGTTTGCTGGAGTCAAACATGTTGCTCAACATCCAACAGCCCTTCTCTAAGCTGGAAAACACCATCTTGATTCCAGCGTCCCCCGACAAG CAGGATGACCCATCTCAAGGTGACCTCGGCACGCTGGCCAATGTCGTGACATCCCTCGCCCACCTCAACAAGGCCAGGGAGGCGAGTGAAGGCGACAATGATCTGATGGGAGTCGAAACGCTCAGTAACGGGGACAGCTCGATGACAGACGTCCAAGGGGATGAGCAAACTGCAAGTGATATCACTCG AGCTTTTGACACCCTGGCCAAAGTCCTGCACCCTAATGACGGCACAGCAGGAGATTCTTTGGAGGCCACAATGCAGCTGATGTCAGGGGACCAGTCAGGTCCTGTGGTGGAGCTAGAGGGCCCTATACTCTCTGACAGCCATATCCCTTTCAAG CTTATGATGCCTTTGCCTGTGCCAGAGTACCTCAATGTCAACTACATCTGTGAGTCAGCTTCCCGGCTACTTTTTCTCTCTATGCACTGGGCTCGCTCCATCCCTGCATTTCAAACACTTGG TGGTCAGGACAATGACATTAACTTAATGAAAGCTTGCTGGAACGAGCTGTTTGCCCTGGGTCTGGCACAGTGCTCCAACGTTATGAATGTTGGTACCATCCTAAGTGCCATTATCAACCATCTGCAGACCAGCTTACAGGAAG ATAAGTTGTCCCCAGAGCGAGTAAAACTGGTGATGGAGCACATCTGGAGGATGCAGGAGTTCTGTAACAGCATGACCAAGCTGACCCCAGACTCTTATGAATATGCCTACCTCAAAGCCATCGTTCTCTTCAGTCCTG atcACCCAGGCATAGATAACACCCCACAGATAGAGCGATTTCAGGAGAAGGCCTACATGGAGCTGCAGGACTACGTAACCAGGACTTACCCAGAAGACTCCTATCG GTTATCcaagctgctgctgcgtcttcCTGCCCTCAGGCTGATAAGTGCAGCCGTCACCGAGGAGCTGTTTTTCGCTGGGCTCATCGGCAACGTGCAGATCGACAGCATCATCCCGTACATCCTCAAAATGGAGTCCACGGATTACAATAGCCAGACGGTCACTGGGGTCTGA